The nucleotide window GGAGCGATCAGCCACCCGGAGACCAGCAGCTGATGCTGGTGTTCGCGAGCTGCGGCGCTCCACTGCTCCGCGAGTCTGCCCGGCGCCCACGCCTGGGAGTCGTTGAGCTCAATCAGCCCGCAGCTGGCCGTCAGCTCCAGCAGCCAGCCGATCTCGCCGACGCTCGCGTCCGAGCCCACCGAGGCGCCGAGACCCGGCTCGAGGGTGCCGCTGCGGCGGGTGCCTGTGGTGGCACCCCACCGGGTGGACTGCGCGACGATCCGGCGCAGCTCCCGCATCCCCACTCCTCCCGTGCGAAGCGTGGCCGCGGGGGTGTGGGCGAGCAGGCCGAGCAGCTCTGTGACGTCGTCCAGGAGGTCTGAGATCACCGAGAGCGAGGCGTTCTCCGCCATGGCCGCCGAGATCGTCTCGGTCTCCTGCTCCGGCGGTTCCACCTGGAGCAGGGTGGGAAGCTGTGGATGCTGGGCTTGAAGAGAATCCAGGATGTGCGGCATCCGCGCCGGCGTCCCCCAGCGGGAGGACGTCTCCGGAGCCGTCGCGGTACCTTCCGCGGCGAAGAGGAGGCCGGCCGTCTCCAACGAGGCGGCGATCTCGGGATCTACCTCGGGGGCCGGCGTCGGGGTCTGCGCAGCGGCACTGCGGGTCAGCGTGCGCAGCAGGCGCAGCGCGGGAGCGTCAAGTCGCTGCAGGTGTGCGCGGATGGAGGTCTCGGAGCTCATCCGGATCGCCAGCACGGTGAGGTCCCCGGGAGCCTGGTGCAGCAGATCCGGGCGGAGTGAGAGCAGGCGCGCCAGTTGATCCTCGTCCCAGCGGGAGAGGCGGTCGAGCAGGGATTCCAGGTTCAGCAGCGTCACTTCAGCCGAGGCCGCGGCGACGGCGTCCCGCCGAGAGCATCAGGTGCGCCAGCATCAGCACGAAGCCCAGCGGCAGGCCCCAGAGGCCGACGGCGTAGACCGCGGGATGAGGCTGGTTCTGCAGGAAATACATCACCAGGATGGCCACCAGCGCGAGGCCGGACACACCGGCCACCACCGTGCCGGACCACAGCAGCACCGCTGGTGCTCGGGAGGCGGCGCGCGGGCTCTCACCGCTCAGGGACGCGCTGGTGGAAGTGGACATGGGTCGATTCTAGCGCGCGGGTTCTGGCTCGGGCGCCGACGGCGGTACTCTGGAGGCCTTGATCATCAGTACCCATCTCCAACGATTCATGAGGTAAGAGCACCGTGCCAACCGGGAAAGTGAAGTGGTTCGACGCCGAGAAGGGCTTCGGCTTCCTGACGTCAGACGACGGTCAGGAAGTGTTCCTGCACTCCTCCGCCCTGCCCGCGGGAGTCCCCAGCGTCAAGGCCGGTGCGCGCATGGAGTACGGCATAGCCGATGGACGTCGCGGCAAGCAGGCGCTGTCTGTGCGGCTGCTTGAAGAGGCGCCCTCGGTGGCCCGGGCCTCGCGCAAGCCTGCCGAGGAGATGGCAGAGCTTGTTCAGGACCTGGTGAACGTGCTGGACAACTCCACCGGTCAGCTGCGCAACGGGCACTACCCGCAGACGGCGCAGTCCAAGAAGATCGCCGCCATGCTGCGCCGTGTGGCCGACGAGTTTGATGCCTGAGCATGACTGAGAACACCATCACCGAGCCCGCATCGCGACCACGCCGCGCCGCGAAGCCGAAGGCTGACCCGACCCTTGCCGAGGCGGTCGACCTGGCCCGCGAGGCGCTCGCCGAGATCACCGAGGACTCGCAGATCGGTCCGCACCTGAGCATCAGCGCCGAGGCGGACCGTCTGCTCACTCACCGCTTCGCCGCGCAGAAGCCTGGCTACCGCGGCTGGGAGTGGTTCGTCACCGTGGCCCGCGCTCCGCGCGCCAAGAAGGTCACCGTCTGCGAGCTGGGCCTGCTCCCCGGGGAGGACGCCCTGATCGCCCCGGAGTGGGTGCCCTGGGTTGAACGTATGAACGACGAGGAGAAGGAAGCTCACCGGGTCGAGCAGGAGTCCGCCGAGGACTGAGTCGCCGGCCCTGTCCGTGGGTGCGACGGCAGCCCCGCTGGGGTGCTGCTCAGCGACCCTGCACTTCAGCGCCCCTCTACCTCAGTGACCCAGCACGTGGTCGATGCAGTTCAACAGCCGCGTGACGTCCTCCGGGTCGATGGCGCTGAAGGTGGCGATCCGCAGCTGATTGCGGCCAAGCTTGCGATAGGGCTCGACATCGACGATGCCGTTGGCCCGCAGCGTTGTGGCGAGATCAGCGGCGTCGACCTCGTCGGCGAAGTCCACCGTGGTGATCACATTCGAGCGTTCGGCCGGGTCGGTGACGAAGGGCTGAGCCAGCTCATGGGCCTCCGCCCAGGCATACACCCGTCCGGCGGAATCCGCCGTGCGGGTCGCGGCGAAGTCCATGCCACCGTTGCCATTGAGCCAGCGGACCTGTTCGTTGAGCGTGACCAGCGTGGCCAGCGCAGGAGTGTTGTAGGTCTGGTTCTTCCGTGAGTTCTCGATCGCGGTGGTCAGCTGCAGGAAGTCCGGCACCCAGCGCTCGGTCTCGAGCTGCTCGGCCCGTTCGATGGCGGCCGGGGACATCATCGCCAGCCACAGCCCGCCGTCGGAGGCGAAGTTCTTCTGCGGCCCGAAGTAATAGGCGTCGGTCTCGGTGACGTCCACCGGGAGTCCGCCGGCGGCGGAGGTGCCGTCGACCAGGACCAGCGCGCCCCCGTCAGCGCCGGGCACTC belongs to Nesterenkonia halotolerans and includes:
- a CDS encoding cell division protein CrgA, which encodes MSTSTSASLSGESPRAASRAPAVLLWSGTVVAGVSGLALVAILVMYFLQNQPHPAVYAVGLWGLPLGFVLMLAHLMLSAGRRRRGLG
- a CDS encoding cold-shock protein, which translates into the protein MPTGKVKWFDAEKGFGFLTSDDGQEVFLHSSALPAGVPSVKAGARMEYGIADGRRGKQALSVRLLEEAPSVARASRKPAEEMAELVQDLVNVLDNSTGQLRNGHYPQTAQSKKIAAMLRRVADEFDA
- a CDS encoding DUF3027 domain-containing protein, which translates into the protein MTENTITEPASRPRRAAKPKADPTLAEAVDLAREALAEITEDSQIGPHLSISAEADRLLTHRFAAQKPGYRGWEWFVTVARAPRAKKVTVCELGLLPGEDALIAPEWVPWVERMNDEEKEAHRVEQESAED
- the serC gene encoding phosphoserine transaminase, encoding MSEQRITIPREMLPQDGRFGAGPSKVRAAQIEALSAAGMKLLGTSHRQAPVKNLVAEVREGLHQFFGAPDGYELILGVGGSTAFWDIASFCLVQQKAQHLAFGEFGSKFAQATDKAPFLQRSSILSAEPGTLPSPAAEAGVDAYAWPHNETSTGVAAPVKRVPGADGGALVLVDGTSAAGGLPVDVTETDAYYFGPQKNFASDGGLWLAMMSPAAIERAEQLETERWVPDFLQLTTAIENSRKNQTYNTPALATLVTLNEQVRWLNGNGGMDFAATRTADSAGRVYAWAEAHELAQPFVTDPAERSNVITTVDFADEVDAADLATTLRANGIVDVEPYRKLGRNQLRIATFSAIDPEDVTRLLNCIDHVLGH